Below is a window of Flavobacterium sp. N2820 DNA.
GACGGCAGAAGAAATGAAGCTGATGTAACTCAAGTTGGGTTTGGAAATGATTCAGATATTGATCAATTTGGTAGAAGAAATAGTTCTACAGTGAATCAATTAGGAATTTCTAACGAAGCAAACGTTTTACAAGTTGGATTAGACAATACTGCTTCAGTTTTGCAAGTTGGAGAAGACAATTTAGCAGATCAAACTCAACTTGGTGATGATAATACTGCTACTGCAATTCAATTTGGAGAAGACAACTATTCTTCTCAAACTCAAGTTGGTGAAGGTAACACAGGTTTAGCGATGCAAGTTGGTGAAGGAAATGCTTCATTCCAATTGCAATTAGGAGAAGATAATATGGCGATTCATGATCAAGATGGTCAAAGTAATTTAGCTATTACCACTCAAGATGGTGAAGGAAACTTCTCTTATATTCAACAAGATGGTTCATTAAACTCAGCTTGGACAAATCAAACAGGACAATTGCACATGAGTTTTGTTAACCAAACTGGAGTTGGAAACCTTTCTTTAGTAAATCAATCTAACTAATTTTTTTATTAATGAGACAAGTAAGCTCTTCTTGCTTGTCTCATTTTTATTATATGAAATCGCTAACAACAAAAATTTTGTACTAACAAACACATCTATAATAAGCGATACCATATGTTACCTATTAAAAATGAAATATTAACATATGAAAAATCTAAAAAAAATAGTCGTTATTTTTATTTTGCTAATTGGTTCTCCAAAGGTTATTTCGCAAGAAAACACCCTAACAGAAATTGCAATTATAAATCAAAATGTAGATTATAAACTAACTGCAACAATTTCGCAAAACCAAACTAATAATGCTATAATTACACAAATTGGAAATCAAAACCACAATCAAAACACCATCATTGCCAATCAATCAATTATTCAAGTATATCAAAACGGACATTTTAATTTGACGGATATCTATAGAGTTGAAAATGAAGTAAACGAATATATTATTCAAAATGGAAATGGAAACTCAATTAATGAAATGTCGATAGGAAATTATAATACAATTGATAATCAATACATTCAAAATGGTAATAACAACCGAATTACCAGCTTTGGAAGTAATTCAATTTCAGAAAATTTAAAAATTCAAATAAACGGAAATAACGCTGCAATAATAGTAATTAGCCGATGAAACTAAATCAAACATATAGTCTATTTCTATTGTTGTTTTTTAACACACTTCTCCATGCTCAGATTCTGAATACAGAAGTAAAGGCAAAAGTAGAATTAAGTTATTTTGAAGAAATGGTTTCGGTAACTGGTACAGCAGAAAATCTTGATGATGGTATGAAAAATTTGTCATATACTTTGTCAGTTATCAAAAAAAACAAGAAAAATGCAAACACATCAAACAATTCTCAAAATGGTGAGTTTACATTAAATCCAAATGAAAAAAAAATACTTTCAACAACAAAAATAAATCAAAGCACACAAGATGAAATTATTATTCTACTCTTAATTTATGATGAAAATGATGTAATGGTGGGAAAAGATCGAATAATTGTAGAAGAAAAAAAAAGTGACGTTTTAAAAAAAAATGAAGCTGAACTTGAAATTACAGGTATTGTCTCAGATGATACTAAAACTAAAGTAGGAAAAGATTTTTACGATATATATTTTTCAAAATACAATTCTGAAGCCATTAAAGGCAATCAAATTGTTTTAATTGAAGAACAACTTAATGTAGGACGAACAACAATTCTTAAAATAACAATAGATAATAAGTTGATATCCGAGTTTATTGCAAACCCAAATGAGGAATTTCTTTATCAAAAGGCAGAAGAAGCTATACAAATTACAAAGAAATATTTCAAAGACTTAGAAAAACTAAAAAACAGAATCGAACAATATTAAAACAATAAAAATGAAAACGTACATAATACTATTTACTTGTTTTTTTGTTGGTTTTTCATGGGGCCAAAACTTAGTTTATAAACCAAAAAACCCCGCATTTGGTGGCGATACATTCAATTATCAATGGATGTTGAGTTCTGCTGAAGCTCAAAATTTGTTAAAAGACCCGGATGGAGATGCAGGTTTTGAACAACAATCTGAATTAGAACGATTTAGAGATAACTTAAACTCTCAATTATTAAGTTATCTATCCAGAGAACTTTTTGACAATCAATTTGGCTCAGGAACTTCAGGAACAGGAACTAGTACTGGTGGCTCTGGAACTCAAAATGGTGTGTATACTTTTGGAAGTTTATCTGTAGAATTATATGAGTCAAACTTAGGCTTAGTCGTTAATATTTTAGACATTCTAACCGGTGAAGAAACACAAGTTATCATTCCACGAAATTAATTTTTACCTAACATAAACTGCCCTAAGTTTATTAAAATTTAGCTTATTCGTGTTCTTTTTACTAAAAACAAAACACATGAAAACAAGCATAAAAATAGTTGGTTGCAGTTTATTTATTCTATTAAGCAGTTGCGGTGCCTATTTTAATCAGCCTCTTACCGTTCAAAAAGCTTCTTATGGAGAAGAAACTCCTGCTACCTTATCATTAAAATCGTTACCACCTCCAAAAGAACAAATTGTTGTAGGTGTATATAAATTTAGAGACCAAACAGGCCAATACAAACCTTCAGATAATGGAAGTAATTTTAGTACCGCTGTGACTCAAGGTTCAACTTCAATTTTGATAAAAGCACTTGAAGATTCAAAATGGTTTATTCCAATTGAACGAGAAAATTTAGCCAATCTTTTACAAGAAAGAAACATCATTAGATCTACACGTCAAGAATATTTAAAAGACTCAAATTCAAAAGATCAGCAACTAACTCCTCTACTCTATGCTGGAGTTTTATTGGAAGGCGGAATTGTTTCGTATGATTCTAATATTATAACTGGTGGTTTTGGAGCACGTTATTTTGGTGCAGGAAGTTCTACAAGTTATAGACAAGATCGAGTTACTGTATATCTTCGCCTTGTTTCAACGCAAAATGGAAAAATTCTAAAAACAATTTATGTTTCAAAAACCATTTTGTCGCAATCATTAGATGCAAGTTTATTTCGTTATGTTAAGTTCAAAAGATTATTAGAAGTTGAAACGGGTTTCACTAAAAACGAGCCTTTACAATTAGCCGTTACAGAAGCAATTGAAAAAGCGGTTGAAGGATTAATTGTTGAGGGAATTCAAGATAATATTTGGGTTGCCAATGCGCCAATCTCTACACTAACCGAAGTTATAAACGAATACAATAAAGAAAAAGATGAATCAGAATCAACGTTACTGTACAAACGTTATTTCAAAGAGCGTAGAGCTAAATTTGGTGTGAATTTAGATGTTGGTAGTTCGCTCATTCAAGGCGATTATCCAAGTCCTGTTTTAAAACCAGCCTTGCGTACAGGAATGCGCTATTTTCTTTTACCAACTTTTAGTATTAATACTTCTGTTAATTTGTTTTGGATGAAAAACAAAAATAAATTTGACGATGCACACACATCTTTCGATTTAAATACCGAAGTACTCTTTTTACCTTATGATAGACTTAGTCCCTTTTTCTATATCGGAACCGGATTAGGAGCAACATCAAGTTACGAATCACCTTATTTTAAACTTCAATCGGGTTTAGGTGTTGAATATTTAGCGACAGACAATTTCGGAATTCGAATGCTTGGCGAAATCAATTTAACGCAATCTGATAAAATTGACAACATAGTTTCAGGTATTCGAGACGACAATTATTGGCGATTTTTCATTAGTGTCAACTACTATTTTCCAAAAAGAAAATATGATGAAAAAGCCATTAAAAAACATGTGAAAGATTTATCAATTGAAGCAACTTCAAACACAAAAAAATAATCATGTACAAGATATATAAATTCAGTATTTTTTTACTTTTTCTAACATTTTCCTCTTCTTGTTCTGAAGAAACTATTGATGATACGGGTTTTGGATCAGTAAAAGGTCGTGTTGTAGAAGCAGTAACATTTGAGCCAATTGAAAACGCACGTGTTTCTTCAAACCCAAATACAAGTGCTGTTTTTACAGATGAAGATGGTTATTTCACCATAGAAAATGTACCCACAGGAGATTATGCATTTGAAGCTCGAAAAGATGGTTATATTGCCAAATTTGAATCTGGTACGGTTCTAAAAGATGCTGAAACAGAATTGGTTTTTGAATTAGAACCAATCGAAGAAATCAACCAATCACCCACTGTTCCAGAACTTTTAACACCACTCGATAATGCCGAAGATTTAAGTTTAAGCGTTAATTTAACTTGGCAATCTACAGATGCAGAAAATGACGAATTAACATATAAAGTTACACTTCGAAATGATATTACAAACGAAATTACAATCTATGAAAACATTTTAACTGCATCTTACACACTAACAAATTTAAATTATAGCACCAAATATTTTTGGCAAGTTTCTGTTTCAGATGGAATTAATCCTGAAGTAAATAGTTTAACGCAATCCTTTAGAACATTAGAATTTCCTAATGCCCGTTTTCTTTTTACTCGAAAAATAGCTGATAACAATGTGATTTTCACTGCTGACGATGCTGGAAATGAACTCCAAATTACGTCCGATGCCACCAATAGTTTTAGACCAAGAAAAAATATTCCAGCAAATAAAATTGCTTTTTTGAGAACAACCGGCGGACAAGCTCATATTTACACTATGAAACCGGATGGATCAGATGTTTTTAAAGTCACAGCCGGTATTCCTGCGGCAGGATTTAATTTGGATTATTACAATTTTAGTTGGAAAAGCAACGGAAGTCAATTGATTTATTCCAATTTTGATAAACTGTACAAAATTAATGCTGATGGTAGTGGATTAGAATTAATATTTCAAACACCAAACGGTAAATTTATTTCAGAATGTGATTGGAGCATTGACAGTTCAATAATTGCTTTAAAAGTAAACAATTCTACGGGCTATGAAACTGAAATTTACGTAATTGATTCAAACGGAATTATCATTGAAAATGTAATTTCGGGAACCTCAGGAGCTATTAGCGGGTTACATTTATCTGTAACCAATAATAAGTTGGTTTATTCAAGAGACATTACAGGGTTTGAAAGCTTTGATTACCGACAATTAGATTCAAGAATTTTTCAATATGATTTTACCACTGATACTGCTACTGAAGTAAATGTTCAAAAACCAGCTGGATTCAACGATTTTGAAGTTCGATATTCT
It encodes the following:
- a CDS encoding curli production assembly/transport protein CsgE, producing the protein MKLNQTYSLFLLLFFNTLLHAQILNTEVKAKVELSYFEEMVSVTGTAENLDDGMKNLSYTLSVIKKNKKNANTSNNSQNGEFTLNPNEKKILSTTKINQSTQDEIIILLLIYDENDVMVGKDRIIVEEKKSDVLKKNEAELEITGIVSDDTKTKVGKDFYDIYFSKYNSEAIKGNQIVLIEEQLNVGRTTILKITIDNKLISEFIANPNEEFLYQKAEEAIQITKKYFKDLEKLKNRIEQY
- a CDS encoding curli production assembly/transport component CsgF is translated as MKTYIILFTCFFVGFSWGQNLVYKPKNPAFGGDTFNYQWMLSSAEAQNLLKDPDGDAGFEQQSELERFRDNLNSQLLSYLSRELFDNQFGSGTSGTGTSTGGSGTQNGVYTFGSLSVELYESNLGLVVNILDILTGEETQVIIPRN
- a CDS encoding CsgG/HfaB family protein; amino-acid sequence: MKTSIKIVGCSLFILLSSCGAYFNQPLTVQKASYGEETPATLSLKSLPPPKEQIVVGVYKFRDQTGQYKPSDNGSNFSTAVTQGSTSILIKALEDSKWFIPIERENLANLLQERNIIRSTRQEYLKDSNSKDQQLTPLLYAGVLLEGGIVSYDSNIITGGFGARYFGAGSSTSYRQDRVTVYLRLVSTQNGKILKTIYVSKTILSQSLDASLFRYVKFKRLLEVETGFTKNEPLQLAVTEAIEKAVEGLIVEGIQDNIWVANAPISTLTEVINEYNKEKDESESTLLYKRYFKERRAKFGVNLDVGSSLIQGDYPSPVLKPALRTGMRYFLLPTFSINTSVNLFWMKNKNKFDDAHTSFDLNTEVLFLPYDRLSPFFYIGTGLGATSSYESPYFKLQSGLGVEYLATDNFGIRMLGEINLTQSDKIDNIVSGIRDDNYWRFFISVNYYFPKRKYDEKAIKKHVKDLSIEATSNTKK
- a CDS encoding carboxypeptidase regulatory-like domain-containing protein yields the protein MYKIYKFSIFLLFLTFSSSCSEETIDDTGFGSVKGRVVEAVTFEPIENARVSSNPNTSAVFTDEDGYFTIENVPTGDYAFEARKDGYIAKFESGTVLKDAETELVFELEPIEEINQSPTVPELLTPLDNAEDLSLSVNLTWQSTDAENDELTYKVTLRNDITNEITIYENILTASYTLTNLNYSTKYFWQVSVSDGINPEVNSLTQSFRTLEFPNARFLFTRKIADNNVIFTADDAGNELQITSDATNSFRPRKNIPANKIAFLRTTGGQAHIYTMKPDGSDVFKVTAGIPAAGFNLDYYNFSWKSNGSQLIYSNFDKLYKINADGSGLELIFQTPNGKFISECDWSIDSSIIALKVNNSTGYETEIYVIDSNGIIIENVISGTSGAISGLHLSVTNNKLVYSRDITGFESFDYRQLDSRIFQYDFTTDTATEVNVQKPAGFNDFEVRYSPNEAELLFVSTSNDGISAKNIFKYAIGITGSRVQLFDNAIMPDWK